The Nitrospiraceae bacterium genome segment TTTGTAATTGCCTTTTCATTCAAAATAGCAGCTGTGCCTTTTCATATGTGGGCTCCTGATGCTTACGAAGGAGCGCCCACCTCTGTAACGGCATTTATGTCAGTTGGTCCAAAGGCAGCAGGATTTGCTGTGATAGGAAGAGTATTTTTTATTGCATTCAGCAGCTTAAAGGTTGAATGGACTGCTGTTTTAATTCCCATAGCAATACTCACGATGGCAGCAGGAAACATACTTGCCCTGTCGCAGACGAACATAAAAAGAATGCTTGCATATTCTTCAATAGCACATGCAGGCTATATCCTCTTAGGAATAGTCTCCGGCACTGCTGACGGGATATCAAGCGTACTCTTTTATTTGCTTGTGTATGCGTTCATGAATCTTGGAGCATTCGCTGTAGTCGTAATGCTAAGGTCTGAAGGATTCAAAGGCGATAATATAAGAGACTACGAAGGACTTGCAAAGACTCATCCTGTGGCAGCAGCTCTGATGCTTGTGTTTATGTTTTCCCTGACAGGAATTCCTCCTGCCGCCGGATTCATGGCAAAATTTTATATTTTCATATCTGCTGTTAATGCAGGCTACACATGGCTTGTTATAATCGCAGTTATCTTCAGTGTTGTGTCGGCATATTTTTATCTGAGAATTGTCATGCTGATGTATATGAGAGATCCTATAGAAATTCAGAAAATATCTTTGTCGCCTGCACTGGGTTTTGCTTTGATGATAACAGCTGCTGCAGTTATAATCATCGGAATTTTTCCATCCTATTTTATCAATCTTGCGCAAGCAGCACTGCTGATTATTTAAAATCAACAAAAATCACTCTTAAAAAATCTTTAAAAAGTGCAGAAAAATTATTGACAATATCATTCTCCTCTGGTAGGATTTCACTAGAATAGAATTTTGATAATTTCAAAAGCATCATGATGATGCTGCAGAAAAATAGAGGAGGGGAATATGGCAAAGAAAAAAGCAGCGAAGAAGAAAGTAGCAAAGAAAAAAGTTGTAAAGAAGAAAACCGCAAAAAAAGCAGCAAAGAAAAAAGTCGCGAAAAAGAAACCTGCAAAAGCAAAAACCAAGAGAAAACCAAATGCAGCATTCATGAAGCCTATGCATATTAGTACTGCCCTTTCAAGGGTAGTTGGTTCTGCTCCAATTCCAAGAACAGAAGTAACAAAGAAACTCTGGGCATATATCAAGAAGAATAAACTCCAGGATTCAGTAAACAGAAGACAGATCAATGCTGATGCTAACCTGAGAGAAGTATTCGGAGGAAAAGGTTCAGTATCAATGTTCGAGATGACCAAGCTGGTCAACAAACACCTGAGCTAAAAAGTTTTATTAATTTGTTTTTAGCAGGGCAGGCAGACTAAATGGTTTGCCTGCCTTTTTTATTCTATTGATTTGCCTTGTCTTATAAATAAATGCTAAAATGTTTAAAATTTTCATAAGGTGAAAGATAATCAATGATTCCTAAATCCAAATATAAAATACCTGAAGGTTTGACATTCGATGATGTTCTTTTGCTGCCTGCAAAATCAGAGATACTTCCAAGAGAAGCCGATATATCAACT includes the following:
- a CDS encoding NADH-quinone oxidoreductase subunit N → MTLNFIAELRPILSEMLMTCLALVVLLLEVFVKRKETIGFIGIIGAVFAAYFLAGSGGKLFNGMFISDGYSIFFKVIFILNVIVSILMSVRYVKIENINHGEYYGLMLFSTIGMMLMASAGDLMVLYLGVELMALSVYVLTGFIKHDIKSNEASIKYFLLGVFASAFLLYGIAMIYGTAGTTDINGIANYIEKNNIAGNPVLILAMIFFVIAFSFKIAAVPFHMWAPDAYEGAPTSVTAFMSVGPKAAGFAVIGRVFFIAFSSLKVEWTAVLIPIAILTMAAGNILALSQTNIKRMLAYSSIAHAGYILLGIVSGTADGISSVLFYLLVYAFMNLGAFAVVVMLRSEGFKGDNIRDYEGLAKTHPVAAALMLVFMFSLTGIPPAAGFMAKFYIFISAVNAGYTWLVIIAVIFSVVSAYFYLRIVMLMYMRDPIEIQKISLSPALGFALMITAAAVIIIGIFPSYFINLAQAALLII
- a CDS encoding SWIB/MDM2 domain-containing protein — translated: MAKKKAAKKKVAKKKVVKKKTAKKAAKKKVAKKKPAKAKTKRKPNAAFMKPMHISTALSRVVGSAPIPRTEVTKKLWAYIKKNKLQDSVNRRQINADANLREVFGGKGSVSMFEMTKLVNKHLS